From Calditrichota bacterium, one genomic window encodes:
- a CDS encoding nucleotidyltransferase domain-containing protein — translation MKTFGIAKYAFDKLILLISQNPRFEKVVIFGSRAMDTYQEGSDIDLALYGPEVKLNDQLDLIWKLEKLGYPYSYDFLIHKNIKDQNVLDHIERVGIIIYKKNH, via the coding sequence ATGAAAACTTTTGGAATTGCTAAATATGCTTTTGACAAACTTATACTTCTTATCAGCCAAAACCCACGTTTTGAAAAAGTTGTTATTTTTGGATCGAGGGCAATGGATACATATCAAGAAGGCTCGGATATTGATCTTGCCTTGTATGGTCCAGAAGTTAAGCTTAATGACCAGCTTGACCTAATTTGGAAACTTGAAAAGCTTGGTTATCCATATTCTTACGATTTCCTGATCCATAAGAACATTAAAGATCAAAACGTTTTAGATCATATCGAGAGAGTGGGAATTATTATCTATAAAAAAAACCATTGA
- a CDS encoding S8 family serine peptidase — MFKNILILLFLFFQIAFSGEYFVHLSDEGLKHKNKLLNENLSFLSSTNINFAKNNQFTFKEINSSYLLNSNLQNWIILETETEETNFIQSLKDDHIIEYYEPIGRFKIDFESSDSLSGQQWYLDKIDVKGAWQITQGKPDIIVGVIDTGIDYLHPDLIESLWINSQEDLNGNGQLDEDDLNNIDDDGNGFVDDVIGWDFTDAPRFADGGDFQDPDNEPMDEFGTGHGTQVAGIISAKANNVTGIAGVAPGVKVMNLRAGTASGYLEEDDVARAILYAVENGARIINMSFGDTALSRFLRDIIHFANEQDVIIVASAGNSATDQVHYPSGLIETISVGASTEDDGLAGFSNFGNTIDLVAPGSDILSTAVGGSYNSVNGTSFSAPIVSAVSALLLSNNPDISSDQIRNILKSSAQDILFLGWDNYSGAGRVSASHALNIPHGGVLEVTSPLQNFSTADQKIAIIGSAAHPDLVKSTIEYGIGKSPEQWSTLRNLEGRQIIDDTLAVLNSAAISDTIVTIKITMELFNFLSDEIHTSFLIDRTEPQISNISTTPLWDGATASLLVSFETDDICTAQLNLRPLGSSEPFITMASPYETQNQRIKIDKNQFDGEFEFFIEVKNLSGLKSRDDNLGQNYNISLDRNFSWKEFNKVEWQLPAGYMLDKVMDFDHDGKKEVVISRYDENSAFGPIEIYEFENGIFELRLKTGFTAIPRAAGDVDSDGKTDLLLGLGQFSFLLEAKDANSFPTELIWQDTTNFWAAAYTDLDNDGKNEITGRIENEYVLLENISDNSFSEIARLTNNGEGQNRLGVPKVELSDLTGDAVDDIVFGDYDGELLVFTTIGDNQFDLVSTGKTVHTNSTEMISSDGLGTIFTATHTSDDLNFEHEFDARYWSIEFFENHSGSLISKDTINTFGFSATKDFDSGLKYHVFDGRELLFAPFFPELFVFEKSGNQWLPVWFNEQARSNTVLVADLDGDGNDEFYFNDGTQIVGYSSARENRPIAPYIFSARALDSTRVSLQWSAVEDADYFNIYRGSVSDNLSLFTNTSKTFYIDSSSITGQKYFYKITTVDSSFEIRESFFSTLDSAQTAYPPKPESVEFSNEKQLLITFDQPVFLFEEQPFLVKLTNRNDVASSVINDNSGKSLLVSFDDPFVENEPDTLELHNIFGQSGVPVDNNFNKIAINYVAEFSAPYVTESSWFSETQMKIEFSEAMQIPRETSFSFPIEPSGETEKVEFDSLGNSMIVTLGKKSFIGASGQKSYLIIINLYSQNGVLLEETSAISLFRESENLDKVIVYPQPLKPRHNELIFANLPGDVIIQIYSINGSSVRKIEEQTSYGGVKWDLKDSSGKKVSAGLYIYTLEWNGKVIRGKLAIIK; from the coding sequence ATGTTTAAAAATATTTTAATACTTCTTTTTCTTTTTTTTCAGATTGCTTTTTCCGGTGAGTATTTTGTGCATTTAAGCGATGAAGGCCTAAAACACAAAAATAAGCTGTTAAATGAAAACCTTTCCTTTTTATCTTCCACAAATATCAATTTTGCAAAAAACAATCAATTTACTTTTAAAGAAATCAACTCGTCCTATTTGCTAAATTCAAATTTGCAAAACTGGATTATTCTTGAGACAGAAACTGAAGAAACAAACTTTATACAATCATTAAAAGATGATCATATAATTGAATATTATGAACCAATTGGCAGGTTTAAAATTGATTTTGAAAGTAGTGACTCACTTTCCGGCCAGCAGTGGTATTTAGACAAAATTGATGTTAAAGGCGCCTGGCAAATAACTCAGGGTAAACCGGATATAATTGTTGGTGTAATTGATACGGGTATTGATTATTTGCACCCCGATTTGATTGAATCGCTGTGGATAAATAGCCAGGAAGATTTGAATGGGAATGGTCAATTGGATGAAGATGACCTGAACAATATTGATGATGATGGCAATGGTTTTGTTGATGATGTAATTGGTTGGGATTTTACAGATGCACCGCGTTTTGCTGATGGCGGTGATTTTCAGGATCCTGATAATGAGCCAATGGATGAGTTTGGTACAGGGCATGGCACTCAGGTGGCAGGGATTATATCGGCCAAAGCAAATAATGTAACCGGTATTGCAGGAGTTGCGCCGGGTGTTAAAGTGATGAACCTGAGGGCTGGTACTGCAAGCGGTTATTTGGAAGAAGACGATGTTGCAAGAGCTATTTTATATGCCGTTGAAAATGGCGCCCGCATTATAAATATGAGTTTTGGGGATACAGCTTTATCACGTTTTTTAAGGGACATCATACATTTTGCTAATGAGCAGGATGTTATAATCGTTGCTTCTGCAGGGAACAGTGCCACAGACCAGGTTCATTATCCATCGGGTTTAATTGAGACTATTTCAGTTGGAGCAAGTACGGAAGACGATGGTTTAGCAGGATTCTCAAACTTTGGAAATACAATCGACCTTGTGGCCCCGGGTTCAGATATTTTGAGTACAGCAGTGGGTGGTTCTTATAACAGCGTTAACGGAACCTCTTTTAGTGCTCCAATTGTGAGTGCCGTATCAGCTTTGTTGCTTTCAAATAACCCGGATATTTCTTCTGATCAAATTCGTAATATTTTAAAAAGCAGTGCGCAGGATATTTTGTTTCTCGGATGGGATAATTACAGCGGAGCAGGCCGAGTTTCAGCATCACACGCATTAAATATTCCACATGGTGGAGTACTTGAAGTGACCTCGCCCTTGCAAAACTTCAGCACGGCGGATCAGAAAATTGCCATAATAGGCAGTGCTGCACATCCTGATTTGGTAAAAAGTACAATTGAATATGGAATAGGAAAATCACCGGAACAATGGAGTACTTTACGCAATCTTGAAGGAAGGCAAATAATTGATGATACTCTTGCTGTTTTAAATAGCGCGGCTATCTCTGATACAATTGTGACAATAAAAATTACAATGGAGCTGTTTAATTTTCTGTCTGATGAGATACACACATCCTTTTTAATTGACCGCACAGAACCCCAAATCAGCAATATTTCTACAACGCCTTTATGGGATGGAGCTACAGCATCGTTGCTTGTTTCTTTTGAGACTGATGATATTTGTACTGCGCAGTTAAACTTAAGGCCTTTAGGTTCTTCGGAGCCATTTATAACTATGGCTTCACCGTACGAAACACAAAATCAGCGTATAAAAATAGATAAGAATCAATTTGATGGAGAATTTGAATTTTTCATTGAAGTAAAAAACTTAAGCGGCCTAAAAAGCAGGGATGATAACCTGGGCCAAAATTACAATATTTCGCTGGATAGAAACTTTTCCTGGAAAGAATTTAACAAAGTAGAATGGCAGCTTCCTGCCGGATATATGCTGGATAAAGTAATGGATTTTGACCATGATGGAAAAAAGGAAGTTGTAATAAGCCGTTATGATGAAAATTCAGCATTTGGCCCAATTGAAATTTATGAATTTGAAAATGGAATATTTGAATTACGCTTGAAAACCGGATTTACAGCAATTCCACGGGCTGCCGGTGATGTTGATAGTGACGGGAAGACTGATTTACTTTTGGGGCTGGGACAATTCTCGTTTTTATTGGAAGCAAAAGATGCAAACAGTTTTCCAACCGAGTTGATCTGGCAAGACACGACAAATTTCTGGGCCGCCGCATACACCGATCTTGACAATGATGGAAAAAATGAAATTACAGGGCGCATAGAAAACGAATATGTACTTTTGGAAAATATCTCGGATAACTCTTTTTCTGAAATTGCGCGGCTTACAAATAACGGGGAAGGGCAAAACCGGTTGGGTGTTCCAAAAGTTGAGTTGAGTGATTTAACCGGAGACGCAGTTGATGATATTGTTTTTGGAGATTATGATGGGGAGCTGCTAGTTTTCACTACAATCGGAGATAACCAGTTTGATCTTGTTTCAACAGGAAAAACAGTTCATACAAACTCAACAGAAATGATTAGCTCCGATGGTTTAGGCACAATCTTTACAGCAACCCATACTTCCGATGATTTGAATTTTGAACATGAATTTGATGCGCGATATTGGTCGATAGAGTTTTTTGAAAATCATTCCGGAAGTTTAATTTCAAAAGATACAATAAATACATTTGGATTTTCGGCCACAAAAGATTTTGACAGCGGTTTAAAATATCATGTTTTTGATGGACGTGAATTATTATTTGCACCATTTTTTCCAGAACTATTTGTTTTTGAGAAATCAGGGAATCAATGGCTTCCGGTTTGGTTTAATGAGCAGGCAAGATCTAATACCGTTCTTGTTGCAGATTTAGACGGTGATGGAAATGACGAGTTTTATTTTAATGACGGAACACAAATTGTGGGGTACTCTTCTGCCCGGGAAAACAGACCCATTGCTCCCTACATTTTTTCTGCGCGTGCATTGGATAGTACACGTGTCTCATTGCAGTGGTCTGCTGTTGAAGATGCTGACTATTTCAACATTTACCGTGGAAGTGTTTCTGATAATTTGAGTTTATTCACAAATACATCAAAAACATTTTACATCGATTCGAGTTCGATAACCGGTCAAAAGTATTTCTACAAAATTACAACTGTTGATTCTTCTTTTGAAATTAGAGAAAGCTTTTTCAGCACTTTAGATTCAGCACAGACAGCTTATCCGCCTAAGCCGGAATCGGTTGAATTTAGTAATGAAAAACAGCTTCTTATTACTTTCGATCAGCCTGTTTTTTTATTTGAGGAACAACCGTTCTTGGTAAAGCTGACTAACCGAAATGATGTTGCAAGTTCAGTTATTAACGATAATTCAGGGAAAAGTTTATTGGTCAGTTTCGATGATCCATTTGTTGAAAATGAACCGGACACGCTTGAGCTACATAATATTTTTGGACAAAGTGGTGTGCCGGTTGATAATAATTTTAATAAAATTGCTATTAATTATGTTGCTGAGTTTTCAGCGCCATATGTGACAGAAAGTAGCTGGTTTTCAGAAACCCAAATGAAAATTGAATTTAGTGAAGCAATGCAAATCCCGCGGGAAACTTCGTTCTCTTTTCCAATTGAGCCATCAGGTGAAACTGAAAAAGTTGAATTTGATAGCCTTGGAAATTCGATGATAGTCACGTTGGGAAAGAAGTCTTTCATAGGTGCCAGTGGGCAAAAAAGCTATCTGATTATAATAAATCTTTATAGCCAAAATGGTGTATTGCTCGAAGAAACCAGTGCAATCAGTTTGTTTCGCGAAAGTGAAAATCTTGATAAAGTTATAGTTTATCCGCAACCGCTTAAACCTCGGCATAATGAGTTGATCTTTGCTAATTTGCCCGGTGATGTAATAATCCAAATTTATTCGATTAATGGATCCTCGGTTAGAAAAATTGAAGAGCAAACAAGCTATGGCGGCGTAAAGTGGGATTTAAAAGATAGTTCAGGAAAAAAAGTTTCGGCCGGTTTATACATTTACACTTTAGAGTGGAACGGAAAAGTAATCCGTGGTAAACTTGCCATCATTAAATAA
- a CDS encoding sigma-54-dependent Fis family transcriptional regulator, producing the protein MNSASLKDLQKTTGFLGNNPQIDELLQTVKMVAPTELSVLINGESGTGKEVIANAIHSLSLRKNRQMVSVNCGAIPEGILESELFGHEKGSFTGAIGQKKGYFEVANKGTIFLDEIGEMPLNTQVKLLRVLESSEFMRVGGTETNKVDVRVIAATNKNLEQAVHDNEFRRDLYFRLKAITVEIPPLRKRKDDIQGLVSHFAQLYAEKNDINFKGFSPDAVDELMSYNWPGNVRELRNFVETSIILNRGEVVRSDYVRTTLNLDKGFTSSSSLPIPLNKTPDQAERELIYRMLMALKLDMDELKQMISIFMQNGSAPKPYPPIREDSPLGEVGENEVKPTTLSGMEREMIKETLNKYAGSRRKTARALQISERTLYRKINEYGL; encoded by the coding sequence ATGAATTCAGCTTCACTAAAAGATCTGCAAAAAACAACCGGATTTTTGGGCAATAATCCTCAAATCGATGAACTTTTACAAACGGTAAAAATGGTCGCGCCAACCGAATTATCTGTACTAATAAATGGAGAAAGCGGTACTGGTAAAGAGGTAATTGCAAATGCGATACATTCCTTAAGTTTGCGTAAAAACAGGCAAATGGTTTCTGTTAATTGCGGAGCCATTCCGGAGGGCATTCTCGAATCAGAACTATTTGGGCATGAAAAGGGATCATTTACAGGAGCGATTGGGCAGAAAAAAGGCTATTTTGAAGTTGCAAATAAAGGTACAATTTTTCTTGATGAAATTGGAGAAATGCCTTTAAATACCCAGGTTAAATTGCTGCGCGTTTTAGAATCATCTGAATTTATGCGCGTTGGTGGAACTGAAACAAACAAGGTTGATGTTCGGGTTATTGCGGCCACAAATAAAAACCTGGAACAAGCTGTTCATGATAATGAATTCCGCCGTGATTTGTATTTCAGGTTGAAAGCAATTACAGTTGAAATTCCGCCTTTAAGAAAACGCAAAGATGATATCCAGGGGCTGGTCTCACATTTTGCCCAGCTTTACGCAGAAAAGAATGATATTAATTTTAAAGGTTTTTCGCCCGATGCAGTAGATGAATTGATGTCCTATAACTGGCCCGGCAATGTCCGCGAGTTACGCAATTTTGTTGAGACATCGATTATTTTAAACAGAGGAGAAGTTGTCCGTTCGGATTATGTTCGTACAACGCTGAACCTGGATAAGGGATTTACATCTTCCAGCTCGTTGCCAATACCACTCAACAAAACTCCTGATCAGGCAGAGCGCGAACTTATTTATCGAATGCTTATGGCGCTAAAACTTGATATGGATGAATTGAAGCAAATGATCTCCATATTTATGCAAAATGGATCAGCACCAAAACCGTATCCACCAATACGTGAAGATAGTCCGTTGGGTGAAGTTGGCGAAAATGAAGTGAAACCAACAACGCTCTCCGGTATGGAACGTGAAATGATAAAAGAGACTTTAAATAAATATGCCGGTAGCCGCCGTAAAACTGCGCGAGCTCTTCAGATTAGTGAAAGAACACTGTACCGCAAAATAAACGAGTATGGATTGTAA
- a CDS encoding nucleotidyltransferase has product MGDKDIRWEQRFSNYQKAVNKISEVVEKLKLEELTELEVEGLIQRFEYTYELAWKTLQDLFKHQEYIGITGPGPVLDQAFKDGLIEDAEGWRRLKKSRELTSHTYDSRTAEAIAEEVVENYYLLFKRLEDNLIKLKSK; this is encoded by the coding sequence ATGGGTGATAAGGATATTCGCTGGGAACAACGTTTTTCCAACTATCAAAAAGCAGTAAATAAGATATCTGAAGTTGTAGAAAAATTAAAGCTTGAGGAGCTTACAGAACTTGAAGTAGAAGGTCTAATCCAGCGTTTTGAATATACATATGAACTCGCGTGGAAAACACTTCAGGATTTGTTTAAACATCAAGAATATATTGGCATTACTGGCCCCGGACCTGTCTTAGACCAGGCTTTCAAAGATGGTTTGATAGAAGATGCTGAAGGGTGGAGAAGACTAAAAAAAAGTCGAGAGCTAACATCTCATACCTATGATAGTAGAACTGCAGAGGCAATTGCTGAAGAAGTTGTTGAAAACTATTATCTTCTATTTAAAAGATTAGAAGATAATCTCATTAAGCTAAAAAGTAAATAA
- a CDS encoding insulinase family protein — MNRKLVILLCLVLIPASFLNAQNKNHSKINTLPDGVSIHLLDNGMQVLLIENPALPMIGANVVVKVGSAYETFATSGMSHMLEHLLFNGTTTRKQKELYDDADRIGGYNNANTSDYYTNYMMVTPSEHIIKGMEIQADMLFNSILPDEKFEKEKGIVLEEISKSLAEAREQLERNTNAILYPGHALSLPTLGTYATIEGMSRDEVNDFYKNNYVPNNMILSVVGNFKSSEMINSVKEIYGKAKPGLVTRDANPAWKTGFEDLLANTNQKDLYFRFFDGSNVQFQMLYPIPSVAFADYYELMGVALENNKSKIEDAVKGKFQDQFKSVDFSTHNSPIANWLEITVSLTDDVDFNALTKIVQNNLAKFDFAISKDEIDMQVAGARTSFLKNIEKPHMFGIYNARPFSVGGIEAVLASYSGSKLKEGAELLKGLKIDSKPITIIQNPAPKDEQGSSESITRKLFKDEKSGLSLITVQNKASNLLAIHYLYKHKAFFDSKYGKDAAKILHDCFGQRLKSDENQKISAKFGLSYKVNDNPWFPMDNIYLHPDFGYIRAEALADDIPGVINFLNSQMNGFKPTEKEFQKAVGKFSRSNPMMGGGNKAKKMFENIYKSAIYEDNPFEKNTNKIDFENIQKYAEEYFQSGNIIISVVSPESPENIEKLFAGLKGSISENEPIVFSTKLKKIDQPVTSEEKMDGQRSYLFWGFTKEIDPADKAAMTALSLVLSDKIVFDIREKQGMAYRIKAGIEIKGDKALFNINQGTRPQNVDVLLPQYPGFFEMEKLDGLTENDVQKSINMYLGRMMFRRLSSVNQAYYLATSLYFNNDMNYDATFLDQLKNTKLKDVMAVAKKYMKVENPVQVIVR, encoded by the coding sequence ATGAACCGCAAACTTGTCATTCTTCTTTGTTTAGTGCTTATACCGGCCAGTTTCCTAAATGCACAAAATAAAAATCATTCCAAAATAAATACACTGCCGGACGGTGTTTCAATCCATTTATTAGATAACGGGATGCAGGTTCTGCTTATCGAAAACCCTGCCCTGCCAATGATTGGCGCCAATGTGGTAGTAAAGGTTGGATCAGCTTATGAAACTTTTGCAACCAGCGGAATGAGCCATATGCTTGAACACCTGCTTTTTAATGGCACAACAACACGCAAACAAAAAGAATTATACGATGATGCTGACCGTATTGGCGGCTATAATAATGCAAATACCTCAGATTATTATACAAACTATATGATGGTCACGCCTTCAGAACATATTATTAAAGGGATGGAAATCCAGGCAGATATGTTGTTTAATTCAATTTTGCCTGATGAAAAATTTGAGAAAGAAAAAGGAATTGTGCTGGAAGAGATATCAAAATCTTTGGCAGAAGCACGCGAGCAGTTGGAACGAAACACCAACGCCATTCTTTATCCCGGCCATGCCCTTTCTTTACCAACATTGGGTACTTATGCTACGATTGAGGGAATGTCCCGCGATGAAGTAAATGATTTTTATAAAAACAATTATGTGCCCAATAATATGATTTTGAGTGTGGTTGGTAATTTTAAAAGTAGTGAAATGATCAACTCTGTTAAGGAAATTTACGGCAAGGCAAAACCGGGTTTGGTAACACGCGATGCAAACCCAGCATGGAAAACAGGATTTGAAGATTTGCTGGCAAATACAAATCAAAAAGATCTGTATTTTCGTTTTTTTGATGGATCTAATGTTCAGTTTCAAATGCTCTACCCAATCCCATCCGTTGCATTTGCAGATTATTATGAATTGATGGGCGTTGCACTGGAAAACAACAAATCAAAGATTGAAGATGCGGTAAAAGGAAAATTTCAGGATCAATTTAAAAGTGTCGATTTTTCTACTCATAACTCACCAATCGCCAATTGGTTGGAAATTACAGTAAGCCTGACAGATGATGTTGATTTTAACGCGCTTACCAAAATTGTTCAAAATAATTTAGCTAAATTTGATTTTGCAATTTCCAAGGATGAGATAGATATGCAAGTTGCAGGTGCACGGACAAGCTTCTTAAAGAATATCGAAAAACCTCATATGTTTGGAATTTATAATGCCCGTCCCTTTTCTGTAGGTGGAATTGAGGCAGTGCTCGCTTCCTATAGCGGATCAAAATTAAAAGAAGGAGCCGAACTATTAAAAGGACTTAAAATAGATTCTAAACCTATTACAATTATACAAAACCCTGCCCCTAAAGATGAACAAGGCAGTTCCGAATCGATCACACGAAAACTATTTAAAGATGAAAAATCAGGGTTGTCTTTGATTACAGTTCAAAACAAAGCCAGCAACCTGTTGGCCATTCATTACCTATATAAGCACAAAGCATTCTTCGATTCAAAATATGGTAAAGATGCAGCAAAAATTTTGCATGATTGTTTTGGCCAAAGGCTCAAATCGGATGAAAATCAAAAAATTAGCGCCAAGTTTGGTTTGAGTTACAAAGTAAATGATAATCCATGGTTTCCGATGGATAATATTTATTTACACCCGGATTTTGGTTATATCCGCGCTGAAGCCTTGGCCGACGATATTCCGGGAGTTATTAATTTTTTAAACAGCCAAATGAATGGTTTTAAACCGACAGAAAAAGAATTCCAAAAAGCAGTTGGCAAATTTAGCCGGTCTAACCCAATGATGGGCGGTGGCAACAAAGCTAAAAAAATGTTCGAAAATATATATAAATCAGCGATTTATGAAGATAATCCCTTTGAAAAAAACACAAATAAAATTGATTTTGAAAATATTCAGAAATATGCAGAGGAATACTTTCAATCCGGAAATATAATTATTTCTGTTGTTTCTCCGGAAAGCCCGGAAAATATTGAAAAACTTTTTGCAGGTTTAAAAGGAAGTATTTCTGAAAACGAGCCAATTGTTTTTTCCACTAAATTAAAAAAGATTGATCAACCTGTTACAAGCGAAGAAAAAATGGATGGCCAACGATCTTATCTTTTCTGGGGATTTACAAAAGAAATTGATCCTGCAGATAAAGCTGCCATGACTGCCCTCTCTCTTGTTTTGTCAGATAAAATTGTTTTTGATATCCGTGAAAAACAAGGAATGGCTTACCGTATAAAAGCAGGGATTGAAATAAAAGGCGATAAAGCACTTTTTAATATAAACCAGGGTACGAGACCGCAAAATGTGGATGTGCTGCTTCCGCAATATCCAGGCTTTTTTGAAATGGAAAAACTGGATGGTCTAACAGAAAATGATGTTCAAAAATCAATTAACATGTATTTGGGCCGTATGATGTTTCGCCGTTTGTCCAGTGTTAACCAGGCTTATTATTTGGCTACATCGCTCTATTTTAATAATGACATGAATTATGATGCCACATTTTTAGATCAATTGAAAAACACCAAATTAAAAGATGTGATGGCAGTAGCTAAAAAATATATGAAAGTTGAAAATCCAGTTCAGGTTATTGTTAGGTAA
- the bshB1 gene encoding bacillithiol biosynthesis deacetylase BshB1 has translation MQIDVLAFGAHPDDVELFCSGLLIKLKSQGHSIGVIDLTRGELSTRGTVELRSKEAQEASTILNLDIRENAGLSDGDIIVDLESKKQVIEIIRKYRPKIVLAPYWEDRHPDHISASQLVSASFFYSGLTKIKTEYEAYRPNNLIYYFHHEVAKPSFIVDISTEFKNKLQAVNAYKSQFFNSSSDEPETYISSPEFIESVKNRAKYFGFQIGVEYGEPFFVKSAIKLDNIIEIFA, from the coding sequence ATGCAAATTGATGTTTTAGCATTTGGTGCACACCCTGATGATGTGGAACTCTTCTGCTCCGGGCTTTTGATAAAATTAAAATCTCAAGGCCACTCTATTGGAGTAATTGATCTAACCCGTGGAGAATTAAGTACACGTGGTACAGTTGAACTCCGATCAAAAGAGGCACAGGAAGCTTCAACTATTTTAAATCTTGATATTCGTGAAAATGCCGGTTTGAGTGATGGTGATATAATAGTTGATTTGGAAAGTAAAAAGCAGGTTATTGAAATAATACGGAAATATCGGCCTAAAATAGTTTTAGCGCCATATTGGGAAGACCGTCATCCGGATCACATTTCTGCATCACAACTGGTCAGTGCTTCTTTTTTTTATAGCGGATTGACAAAGATAAAAACGGAATATGAAGCATATCGCCCCAATAATTTGATATATTATTTTCATCATGAAGTGGCAAAGCCTTCATTTATTGTTGATATTAGTACTGAATTTAAAAACAAATTACAAGCTGTGAACGCTTACAAAAGCCAGTTTTTTAATTCATCATCGGATGAGCCAGAAACTTATATAAGTAGCCCTGAATTTATTGAATCTGTAAAAAACAGGGCAAAATACTTTGGGTTTCAAATTGGGGTTGAATATGGTGAGCCTTTTTTTGTAAAATCAGCTATAAAATTAGATAACATAATAGAAATTTTTGCGTAA
- a CDS encoding LptE family protein, which translates to MKTHKYIILLILFILSGCGYYSFKGALPSHIQSVAIPIFIDRSGYPGMLEKVTDTVIESFVTDNTLKVVDESKADIVINGTIQSVTQKAAAIKAGETVSEYQMHVSIKVLCEDIRKSKKLYDKVFRQYGIMSSSAGQDEKDQAIDDAIELITEDIINTTLGGW; encoded by the coding sequence ATGAAAACTCATAAATATATTATTTTATTAATCCTTTTTATTTTATCAGGATGTGGATATTACTCGTTCAAAGGTGCATTACCTTCGCACATTCAATCTGTTGCTATTCCAATTTTCATTGATCGATCCGGTTATCCTGGAATGCTCGAAAAAGTGACTGACACAGTTATTGAATCATTTGTAACTGATAATACTTTAAAAGTTGTTGACGAAAGTAAAGCTGATATTGTTATTAACGGAACAATACAATCTGTAACACAAAAAGCTGCAGCCATTAAAGCAGGTGAGACTGTTTCCGAATATCAGATGCATGTAAGCATAAAAGTGTTATGCGAAGATATAAGAAAATCAAAAAAGCTTTATGATAAAGTTTTTCGCCAATATGGTATAATGTCAAGTAGTGCAGGTCAGGATGAAAAAGATCAGGCCATTGATGATGCCATTGAGTTAATTACCGAAGACATTATAAATACAACCCTTGGTGGTTGGTAA
- the xerD gene encoding site-specific tyrosine recombinase XerD yields the protein MHAFLKLYLSHLTFEQNLSQNSIDAYKLDIVRFLDYLKKNGVDSPQKAKPVHVHRLLQALTGLGLSENSLARNLSSIRGFYRFLIGENIIETDPTVHVDRPRIPRYLPSVLTFEEVTNLFNVPDTKKTLGLRNRAMFETIYASGLRVSELLTLKISQIYFEQGILRIFGKGRKERLVPVSDSALTWLKKYLDSARPSLDKKRLGDTVVFLNSRGKAMSRMGFWKILDKDAHLAGIKKKVHPHTMRHSFATHLIENGADLRAVQEMLGHADISTTQIYTHLDRSHIEKQYRKYHPRA from the coding sequence ATGCATGCGTTTTTAAAGCTTTATCTTAGCCACCTTACCTTTGAGCAAAACCTTTCACAAAACTCAATTGATGCTTACAAATTAGATATTGTTCGTTTCCTGGATTACCTAAAGAAGAATGGTGTTGATTCTCCTCAAAAAGCAAAGCCGGTACATGTACATCGCTTATTGCAGGCTTTAACTGGGCTTGGATTAAGTGAGAACAGCCTGGCCAGAAACTTGTCTTCTATCCGTGGGTTTTACCGATTTTTAATTGGCGAAAATATAATTGAAACAGATCCGACGGTTCATGTTGACCGACCAAGAATTCCCAGGTATTTACCATCAGTATTGACATTTGAAGAAGTAACCAACTTGTTTAATGTACCTGATACAAAAAAAACACTGGGCCTTCGAAACCGGGCCATGTTTGAAACAATTTATGCATCCGGCCTAAGGGTTTCTGAGTTGTTAACATTAAAGATATCTCAAATTTATTTTGAACAGGGAATATTACGTATTTTTGGAAAAGGACGTAAAGAGAGGCTTGTCCCGGTTTCTGATTCGGCTTTAACCTGGCTAAAAAAATACCTGGATTCGGCACGACCAAGTTTAGATAAAAAGCGTTTGGGAGACACAGTTGTTTTTTTAAATTCCCGAGGGAAGGCGATGTCTCGCATGGGGTTTTGGAAAATTCTGGATAAAGATGCGCATTTAGCCGGCATAAAAAAGAAAGTACATCCACATACTATGCGTCATTCATTTGCCACCCATCTTATAGAAAATGGTGCTGATTTGCGTGCTGTTCAGGAAATGCTGGGACATGCTGATATAAGTACTACTCAAATTTATACGCATCTGGATCGCAGCCATATTGAAAAACAATACAGAAAATACCATCCAAGGGCATAG